The Trichocoleus desertorum ATA4-8-CV12 genome window below encodes:
- a CDS encoding type IV pilus twitching motility protein PilT — MTESQRPPTSPPPAPGPRVPPPPPPPMRSAATTVPTGATQQMPPQTMPMPAATAVQNPAPPPMAPPPAPPGVPAGVPAGHRPGAPPSAPNAARKTNTGAPTLEQLVREAFDKGFSDVHLGVGEIPRFRNRGEIDTTNYPVSDEATFMGWLREILSDEEIRRFQDTLDFDGASQYEFARIRINIFDSLHGPAMVLRLIPVKILTMEELSLPQVFRDFCHYHKGLILVTGPTGSGKSTTMAAMIDYINKEMPKNIISIEDPIEFVHKSRRSLIKQREVGINTLKFDNALKASLREDPDIILIGEMRDRETVNTALKAAQTGHLVFGTLHTNSAVKTIERILNLYNPEEQGPMRIQVAESLIGVIAQGLVRTTDGKRAAIHEIMINTDAIRDYIKRGEVDEVEAIIPKCTFDGMCTMNQSLYKLYEAGRITEETALEASPKANEMAMTLRGRI, encoded by the coding sequence ATGACAGAATCACAGCGCCCACCCACCTCGCCGCCCCCTGCTCCTGGTCCCCGCGTCCCTCCACCGCCTCCACCCCCCATGCGGTCTGCTGCCACTACTGTACCTACAGGAGCTACTCAGCAAATGCCTCCGCAGACGATGCCTATGCCAGCTGCTACCGCAGTTCAAAATCCTGCGCCTCCTCCAATGGCACCTCCTCCAGCGCCTCCTGGGGTCCCTGCTGGGGTTCCTGCTGGACACCGTCCTGGCGCACCTCCGAGTGCTCCGAACGCAGCTCGCAAAACCAATACTGGCGCACCTACTCTAGAGCAGTTGGTCCGGGAAGCGTTTGACAAAGGCTTTTCTGATGTTCACTTAGGTGTAGGTGAAATACCTCGATTCCGGAACCGAGGAGAAATTGACACCACCAATTATCCCGTATCTGATGAAGCAACCTTTATGGGGTGGTTGCGAGAGATTTTGTCGGATGAAGAAATTCGGCGCTTTCAGGACACTCTAGATTTTGACGGTGCTTCTCAGTACGAATTTGCCCGTATCCGGATCAATATTTTTGATTCCCTACATGGGCCTGCAATGGTACTGCGATTAATCCCAGTGAAGATCTTGACGATGGAGGAACTCAGTCTACCTCAAGTCTTCCGTGACTTTTGTCACTATCACAAGGGTTTGATTTTGGTGACAGGGCCAACGGGTTCGGGTAAGTCCACCACGATGGCGGCGATGATCGACTACATCAATAAGGAGATGCCCAAAAACATCATCTCCATTGAGGACCCGATTGAATTCGTCCACAAAAGTCGGCGATCGCTGATCAAGCAGCGGGAAGTAGGGATTAACACCCTCAAGTTTGATAACGCCCTGAAAGCCTCTTTGCGGGAAGACCCAGACATCATCCTAATTGGGGAGATGCGCGATCGCGAGACAGTGAACACGGCACTTAAGGCAGCACAAACAGGTCACTTAGTGTTTGGTACTCTGCACACCAACAGCGCTGTGAAAACGATTGAGCGGATTTTGAACCTCTATAACCCAGAGGAGCAAGGCCCCATGCGGATTCAGGTGGCAGAATCTCTCATCGGTGTCATTGCTCAGGGTCTCGTGCGGACGACCGACGGCAAACGGGCTGCGATTCACGAAATCATGATCAACACTGACGCCATCCGTGACTACATTAAGCGGGGCGAAGTGGATGAAGTTGAGGCGATCATTCCGAAATGTACCTTTGACGGTATGTGTACGATGAACCAGTCTCTGTACAAACTGTATGAAGCAGGTCGGATTACCGAGGAAACCGCACTAGAAGCATCGCCTAAGGCGAATGAAATGGCGATGACCCTGAGAGGCCGTATCTAG
- a CDS encoding redoxin domain-containing protein, which yields MSRVRAPEFPQNRPWLNTAHPLTLRSLRGRFVLLDFWTYGCINCLHILPTLKYLEQKYKDSLTIIGIHSAKFTNEQELDSIRQAILRYDIAHPVLVDSDFEVWQQYAVRAWPTLVIIDPAGYVRHSLTGEVSRDRLEAFLDELLQNSQTQETLQLKELSFTLEKQQQSLSSPFAFPGKVLVGQVDSEVWSFVADSGHHRLVMTTLAGEVRHVIGSGEPGLVDGTFVEANFFAPQGMSLDSDQSILYVADTENHVLRRVDLKQQRVETIAGTGIQNRLIRPQQGPALETPLNSPWDLVLVGDRLFITMAGSHQIWAMHLPTGFIQTYAGTGAEAGVDGEPTQAAFAQPSGITTDGQELYVADSEISSIRAVGLGANYQVRTICGSGQLFDFGDVDGIGEEVRLQHCLGITYAQGNLWVADTYNQKIKQINLSTQLCQTRLGNGKSGHQDGQGITSTFAEPSGLSVWDNCLYVADTNNHAIRCVALDTLSVTTLAFPGLCAPTLCFPEFTTESQVTQVSD from the coding sequence ATGTCCCGCGTTAGAGCCCCAGAATTTCCTCAAAACCGACCCTGGTTGAACACAGCTCATCCTTTGACGCTGCGATCGCTCCGGGGTCGATTTGTTTTATTGGACTTTTGGACCTACGGCTGCATCAATTGCCTGCATATTCTGCCAACTCTGAAATACCTGGAGCAGAAGTACAAAGACAGCCTGACCATAATTGGGATTCACTCTGCTAAATTTACCAACGAGCAAGAGCTAGACAGCATTCGTCAAGCAATTTTGCGCTATGACATTGCTCACCCAGTGCTGGTAGATAGCGATTTTGAAGTTTGGCAGCAGTACGCGGTTCGAGCTTGGCCCACTTTAGTCATCATTGACCCTGCTGGCTATGTGCGGCATTCTTTGACTGGGGAGGTGAGTCGCGATCGCCTAGAAGCTTTCTTGGATGAACTGTTACAAAATTCTCAAACTCAAGAAACTTTGCAGTTAAAAGAGCTGAGTTTCACGCTCGAAAAGCAACAGCAATCCCTGAGCAGTCCTTTTGCTTTTCCCGGCAAAGTTTTAGTCGGTCAGGTGGATTCAGAAGTTTGGTCATTTGTGGCTGACTCTGGACATCATCGGCTGGTCATGACCACGCTAGCGGGTGAAGTACGGCATGTAATCGGTTCGGGAGAGCCTGGGTTAGTGGATGGCACTTTTGTAGAAGCCAACTTTTTTGCACCCCAAGGGATGAGTCTGGATTCAGACCAGTCAATTCTCTATGTAGCCGATACCGAAAACCATGTCTTGCGCCGTGTTGACCTGAAACAGCAACGAGTAGAGACGATCGCTGGTACAGGCATCCAAAACCGTTTAATTCGACCTCAGCAAGGCCCAGCTTTAGAAACGCCGTTAAATTCTCCTTGGGATTTGGTGTTGGTGGGCGATCGCCTCTTCATTACGATGGCAGGGTCACACCAAATCTGGGCTATGCACCTGCCTACTGGATTCATCCAAACCTATGCGGGCACTGGTGCAGAAGCGGGTGTAGATGGAGAACCAACCCAAGCAGCTTTTGCTCAGCCCAGTGGCATCACTACCGATGGACAAGAGCTTTATGTTGCAGACAGCGAGATCAGTTCCATCCGGGCAGTTGGTTTAGGGGCAAACTATCAAGTCAGGACTATCTGTGGCAGCGGTCAGTTATTTGATTTTGGGGACGTAGATGGCATTGGGGAAGAGGTGCGGCTACAGCACTGTTTAGGAATTACCTACGCTCAAGGAAATTTATGGGTTGCGGATACCTACAACCAAAAAATCAAGCAAATCAACCTCAGCACTCAGCTCTGCCAAACCCGTTTAGGCAATGGGAAATCTGGTCATCAAGATGGGCAAGGCATCACCAGTACCTTTGCAGAACCCTCTGGTCTTAGCGTTTGGGATAACTGCCTCTATGTGGCGGATACCAACAACCATGCTATTCGCTGCGTAGCCCTTGATACTTTGAGTGTAACGACGCTGGCTTTCCCAGGACTGTGTGCCCCAACGCTCTGTTTTCCAGAATTTACGACTGAATCCCAGGTGACACAGGTGTCAGATTGA
- a CDS encoding circadian clock KaiB family protein, whose amino-acid sequence MNQVRSAPPQLFKGIALFTPKGDLIYCIDPSKQKRWHLHLCVALQEILGLSEPPHFLVPCYTATIDRWLDPQTQQVRVVAEAYPPVLRHQALLNALFETKHLVWQPVPITNNLCEPVVLAMHRRQFPQLWESHELIVRFDQNFSRWDNAVPGRSPDPDETTPPPERTAQGYVLRLFVSGHSAATERTLQTLHELLETSLHHPYTLKVIDILKHPEQAETDQVSATPTLVRVWPRPVRRIVGELNNVNRILQVLGASEP is encoded by the coding sequence TTGAATCAAGTTCGCTCTGCCCCACCACAACTATTCAAAGGCATTGCCCTATTTACGCCTAAAGGGGATTTGATCTATTGCATAGACCCAAGTAAGCAAAAGCGTTGGCATTTACATTTGTGCGTGGCTTTGCAAGAAATTTTGGGTTTGTCGGAGCCTCCTCATTTTCTGGTGCCTTGTTATACAGCCACAATCGATCGCTGGCTAGACCCACAAACCCAGCAGGTACGAGTTGTTGCCGAGGCTTACCCTCCGGTTTTGCGTCATCAAGCTTTACTCAATGCTTTATTTGAGACAAAACATTTAGTTTGGCAGCCAGTTCCCATCACAAATAACTTGTGTGAGCCAGTCGTTCTGGCAATGCATCGCCGTCAGTTTCCCCAGCTATGGGAATCTCATGAATTGATTGTGCGCTTCGATCAAAACTTTTCTCGTTGGGACAATGCTGTTCCTGGGCGATCGCCTGATCCAGACGAGACAACCCCTCCCCCTGAGCGAACGGCACAAGGCTATGTACTGCGGCTATTTGTATCTGGGCATAGTGCCGCCACTGAACGCACCTTGCAAACTCTGCATGAACTCTTAGAAACTTCGCTGCATCATCCTTACACACTCAAAGTTATTGACATTTTGAAGCATCCAGAGCAAGCCGAGACAGACCAAGTTTCTGCTACGCCAACACTAGTGAGAGTTTGGCCCCGTCCAGTTCGACGCATCGTTGGTGAACTAAATAATGTCAACCGAATTCTCCAAGTGCTGGGTGCGTCAGAGCCTTAA